In Phoenix dactylifera cultivar Barhee BC4 unplaced genomic scaffold, palm_55x_up_171113_PBpolish2nd_filt_p 000305F, whole genome shotgun sequence, the genomic window ACACTATAGTATGGATTCACGAGAGCTAATCACGAACTGATTGTGGTGTTTTTGATTAGATTTCAATGGATTTGGACCTTTAGACGATGATGTCAGGACTTggaaggagtatgtgaggatccgtgcgggagTCCTACATCGGCTATACGTTGGATAGATCTTGTATACTTGTGTAAGGCCAAGGAACCCAAGTAACATCTTCTAGCTAGTCTCCTTTTGGGGGTTGTGATAGGAGGATTGAAGTTGCTTCTACTTTTCTCTACTTTTCTTTGCACCTTCGACAGGTGCACAAATATTTGCTGCTCGAACTACCTGAACTCATGACACTTTGCAGTAAGCCCATACATAATATATTCCAATCAATACATGAAAACAAACTCCATGAGGGCTCCCAAGCATGACTAAATCCCCACAATAGTCAcacatatgaaaaaaataaagggtTGACCATATGGGTCTTGAGCTCTGTCCATGTTATTGTGTCTCTAAATTGCTGTAGCTGAAGCACTAATAAGTTCAGCAAACTAATCCAAGGTTCTCTTTGACGGACTGAGGCTCCCCTTCCTGCAAGCAAGAGATAGGTGGAATTGTTAGTGTCTCCATGCTCCCATAGGCATTCCAACAAAAGGGGTCATCCACCAACTCTCCATCAAATTTGATATGGAATTGAGGGCTGTTCTCGATCCGTAGGTCCTTAACAGTGAGATTACTGCTCATGAAGAACCTAATCAACtgtaaaaaggaaaagaaaaacgaaAAGTTTAAGGATTTCTTACACTGTTAGAATGAAACCCAATATGATTGGAAAGGTccaaagaaacagaaaaaaatcTTACTGAAATCGGTGCTTACCGCTGGGCTATCGCAAGGTCCAGGCAATGTAGTACCAAGTGGCCCCTGATTTGGTATTAGATTACAGCATTGGTTCACCATGAGGCTAAACTCCTACTTACATAATTTACATGAGATCAAGAGTGTGACATACTCTGTGAGGTTTACATGGGAGATTCCACCAATCTTCGCCATTGCCTTCGATGGTTCCTTCTCCCCTCAGAGTCATCCCATCGAGTTTATAGAACACAAGCCACTGGCGCTTGCTATCAGATGCTGGCCAGCAGTCAGGACCATCAGGGGGCATCAGCACTCCATCCACCTATACTAGTACAGCTACTATAAGAACTCAGTTCAATCTGAGAGAGAGAATGAGGCATTGCTGAGGGAGTTAAAGTCTATATGCTTACCTGAAACACAAACCCGGGCTTGCATGGCCCTGAAAAGATTGTCGAAGTGATCATGAAGTCGCCATCTGATGGCACAAGAAGTATGCTGGATTCAGCGGCACACGCAGCCTTCCAAGCCGCTCGAAAGGCTTGGGTGTCATCGGTGGATCCATCGCCAGCAGCCCCGAAAGACCTCACATCAAAAACACAAGGCTCCGAACTCGAATTATAGAAGTTATCACTAGCTGTTGGAGGATCAGCAGGGGAGAGCTGAGGGGGCTGAGAGATGTAGTTTCCACTCTCTTTATGacttttcttttgcttgtaGAAATGTTTCCTTCCATTTGAGCTCTGAAGACTTAATAGAAGGAATGTGATTGCagtaaaaatggaaaatgacacATGAAATATCGCCATTAGCTTCAGAGAATGAGAAGAACAATAATTAAGGGACTTGGAAGATTTGAATTGAAcgagagaaaaggagaggaggGAAAGAAAGTAGTATAGCTGGTTGAGGCGAGTAATTGAAGGGAAGGAGTTTAGAGCTGAGGTGAAGGCTATCACAGCGTCAGGGTGTTATGTATGCCTCTGGGGTTTATAAGGGGGCAAAAGACTCCCCATGAGAGGGCGACATGTGTCTTATTGATTGGATCATCATTGTCTAATGTTCTGCTCCACTTCACATGAATCTATAgaatctctctcgctctctgcGCTTTTAGGCCTTGGTCTGAATGTGACAAAGACTATTCGCCATTCTCTTGGCTTCCAGACAAAAGACTACGCTTTCCAACTATAGACTTGTGTTGAAGAACAGGGCATGAGGTTATATTATTAGTAAGTGGGGGTACAAGACGACTCATATAggttattttcaaaatttgagTAGAACGGTAGAAGCTTCTAGGGATTCACAAGTGGTTATTATAGTTggcttttttgtttttctttttgtagcATCACATTTTAGAATAATGTTTCAAGAGGAAGCAGAAGATATATAGAGCTCATGACACACTAAAGTTGCACTGCCTTCATTACAATTTAGGAAACAAATTGAACAAGTTAAATTGGATATGCTTACCAGCAAGTGATACgtattaaaatgcaatgcagtgaagttctttttcttgtaaattgAAGTTCTTCATTTAAGTTTCGCAAGCACCGCCGACTACATTTTGGTTTTTTATGAACgtaaatgattaaaaaaaaggcaTGCAACTTTAGCATATAATGACACATCTTTAAGGGTAGTGTCATCATTTACATAACACTGTCTTTTGTTATTATCTGTAAAATTGCGGTTCATGTAATATTTTTAGTCTGGCCATGTATCATGCTCCCATTACCCATTACACTGAT contains:
- the LOC120105531 gene encoding polygalacturonase At1g48100-like, translating into MAIFHVSFSIFTAITFLLLSLQSSNGRKHFYKQKKSHKESGNYISQPPQLSPADPPTASDNFYNSSSEPCVFDVRSFGAAGDGSTDDTQAFRAAWKAACAAESSILLVPSDGDFMITSTIFSGPCKPGFVFQVDGVLMPPDGPDCWPASDSKRQWLVFYKLDGMTLRGEGTIEGNGEDWWNLPCKPHRGPLGTTLPGPCDSPALIRFFMSSNLTVKDLRIENSPQFHIKFDGELVDDPFCWNAYGSMETLTIPPISCLQEGEPQSVKENLGLVC